One genomic segment of Pseudomonas sp. p1(2021b) includes these proteins:
- a CDS encoding methyl-accepting chemotaxis protein, whose translation MGLTVQDIAHNAGNAAQASQSARDEALQAREVVHRSIHNIEGMSGEIGRAAQAVGQLADEVASIDEVLAVIRSISEQTNLLALNAAIEAARAGEMGRGFAVVADEVRTLARRTQVSTDEVQQMIQRLKQGAGSAVASMQAGQQATGSGVESSQRTGASLGAITDQVEHISDMNHQVATATEEQSAVTEEINRTVQGISDLARETAAEVQVCREQCQALRGLADDLARQMGGFKL comes from the coding sequence ATGGGGCTGACCGTACAGGACATCGCCCACAATGCCGGCAACGCCGCCCAGGCATCGCAGTCGGCACGCGACGAGGCGCTGCAGGCGCGCGAGGTGGTGCATCGCTCCATCCACAACATCGAGGGCATGTCTGGCGAGATCGGGCGTGCGGCCCAGGCGGTGGGCCAGTTGGCCGACGAGGTCGCCTCCATCGATGAGGTATTGGCGGTGATCCGCAGTATTTCCGAGCAGACTAACCTGCTGGCGCTCAACGCGGCCATCGAGGCAGCCCGGGCCGGTGAGATGGGGCGTGGTTTCGCCGTGGTGGCCGATGAGGTGCGTACCCTGGCGCGGCGTACCCAGGTGTCCACCGACGAGGTGCAGCAGATGATCCAGCGCCTCAAGCAGGGGGCCGGCAGTGCGGTGGCATCGATGCAGGCCGGGCAGCAGGCGACGGGCAGCGGCGTGGAATCCAGCCAGCGTACTGGTGCGTCGTTGGGCGCGATCACCGACCAGGTGGAGCACATCAGCGACATGAACCATCAGGTGGCGACGGCGACCGAGGAGCAGTCGGCGGTGACCGAGGAAATCAACCGGACGGTACAGGGGATTTCCGACCTGGCCCGGGAGACGGCGGCCGAGGTGCAGGTGTGTCGTGAGCAGTGCCAGGCGTTGCGGGGGTTGGCCGATGACCTGGCGCGGCAGATGGGCGGGTTCAAGCTTTAG
- a CDS encoding cell division protein ZapA, producing the protein MRLQAQPINVVSILGNDYSIKAPQGQEETLAQAVRMLNASLADTKRQYPTLIGDKLLVLAALNLCSRQIELQREHQQTLERTQAQIDATVDAIVRTIAEQ; encoded by the coding sequence ATGAGACTGCAAGCGCAGCCGATCAATGTCGTGTCGATCCTTGGCAACGACTATTCGATCAAGGCGCCCCAAGGCCAGGAAGAGACCCTGGCGCAGGCCGTGCGGATGCTCAACGCCTCCCTGGCCGACACCAAGCGTCAATACCCGACCCTGATCGGTGACAAGCTGCTGGTGCTGGCAGCCCTGAACCTGTGTTCCAGGCAGATCGAACTGCAACGCGAGCACCAACAGACCCTCGAGCGCACCCAGGCGCAGATCGACGCCACGGTCGATGCGATCGTGCGGACCATCGCTGAACAGTAA
- a CDS encoding sarcosine oxidase subunit delta yields the protein MLHIFCPHCGELRSEEEFHSSGQAHIARPLDPSACTDEEWGTYMFFRDNLRGIHHELWDHVAGCRQYFNVTRNTETYEILETYKIGEKPQVTANKLNPAQSAVKGQGEKV from the coding sequence ATGTTGCATATTTTCTGTCCCCACTGCGGCGAGCTGCGCTCCGAAGAAGAGTTCCACTCCTCCGGCCAGGCTCATATCGCCCGCCCGCTGGACCCTAGCGCCTGCACCGACGAGGAATGGGGTACCTACATGTTCTTCCGCGACAACCTGCGCGGAATCCACCACGAACTGTGGGACCACGTCGCCGGCTGCCGCCAGTATTTCAACGTCACGCGTAACACCGAGACCTACGAAATTCTGGAAACCTACAAGATCGGCGAGAAGCCTCAGGTCACCGCGAACAAGCTGAACCCCGCGCAGTCGGCCGTCAAAGGCCAGGGAGAAAAAGTATGA
- a CDS encoding sarcosine oxidase subunit beta family protein — MQRYSGFGLFKHSLSHHENWQRMWRTPTPKKVYDVVIVGGGGHGLATAYYLAKEHGITNVAVIEKGYLGGGNTARNTTIVRSNYLWDESAKLYEHAMKLWEGLSQDINYNVMFSQRGVYNLCHTLQDIRDSERRVNANRLNGVDGELLNTEQVAAEIPYLDCSKNTRYPILGATVQRRGGVARHDAVAWGYARAADALGVDLIQQTEVIGFRKENGAVIGVETNKGFIGAKRVGVVTAGNSGHMAKLAGFRLPLESHPLQALVSEPIKPIIDSVIMSNAVHGYISQSDKGDLVIGAGIDGWVGYGQRGSYPIIEHTMQAIVEMFPILSRVRMNRQWGGIVDTCPDACPIISKTPVKNLFFNCGWGTGGFKATPGSGNVFAASLAKGEMHPLAKPFSIDRFYTGALIDEHGAAAVAH; from the coding sequence ATGCAACGCTATTCAGGCTTCGGCCTTTTCAAACACTCCCTCAGCCACCACGAGAACTGGCAGCGCATGTGGCGCACGCCGACGCCGAAGAAGGTGTACGACGTGGTCATCGTCGGCGGTGGCGGCCACGGCCTGGCCACGGCCTACTACCTGGCCAAGGAACACGGCATCACCAATGTCGCAGTGATCGAGAAGGGTTACCTGGGCGGCGGCAACACCGCCCGTAACACCACCATCGTGCGTTCCAACTACCTGTGGGACGAGTCGGCCAAACTGTACGAACACGCCATGAAGCTGTGGGAAGGCCTGTCCCAGGACATCAACTACAACGTGATGTTCTCCCAGCGCGGCGTCTACAACCTGTGCCACACCCTGCAGGACATCCGTGATTCCGAGCGTCGCGTCAACGCCAACCGCCTCAACGGCGTGGACGGCGAGCTGCTGAACACCGAGCAGGTGGCTGCAGAGATCCCGTACCTGGATTGCTCGAAGAACACCCGCTACCCGATCCTCGGCGCGACCGTCCAGCGCCGTGGCGGCGTGGCCCGTCACGATGCCGTGGCCTGGGGCTACGCTCGCGCTGCCGACGCCCTGGGCGTGGACCTGATCCAGCAGACCGAAGTGATCGGCTTCCGCAAGGAAAACGGCGCAGTGATCGGCGTGGAAACCAACAAGGGTTTCATCGGCGCCAAGCGCGTCGGCGTGGTCACCGCTGGTAACTCCGGCCACATGGCCAAGCTGGCCGGCTTCCGCCTGCCGCTGGAATCGCACCCGCTGCAGGCCCTGGTATCGGAGCCGATCAAGCCGATCATCGACAGCGTGATCATGTCCAACGCCGTGCATGGCTATATCAGCCAGTCCGACAAAGGCGACCTGGTCATCGGCGCCGGTATCGACGGTTGGGTCGGCTATGGCCAGCGCGGTTCGTACCCGATCATCGAGCACACCATGCAGGCGATCGTCGAGATGTTCCCGATCCTCTCGCGCGTTCGCATGAACCGTCAGTGGGGTGGCATCGTCGATACCTGCCCGGACGCGTGCCCGATCATCTCCAAGACCCCTGTCAAGAACCTGTTCTTCAACTGCGGCTGGGGTACCGGCGGCTTCAAGGCGACCCCGGGTTCGGGCAACGTCTTTGCCGCGAGCCTCGCCAAAGGCGAAATGCACCCGCTGGCCAAGCCTTTCTCGATCGATCGCTTCTACACCGGCGCGCTGATCGACGAACACGGCGCTGCGGCCGTCGCCCACTAA
- a CDS encoding serine hydroxymethyltransferase, with translation MFSKQDQIQGYDDALLAAMNAEEKRQEDHIELIASENYTSKRVMQAQGSGLTNKYAEGYPGKRYYGGCEHVDKVEALAIERAKQLFGADYANVQPHSGSSANSAVYLALLQPGDTILGMSLAHGGHLTHGAKVSSSGKLYNAVQYGIDTNTGLIDYDEVERLAVEHKPKMIVAGFSAYSKTLDFPRFRAIADKVGALLFVDMAHVAGLVAAGLYPNPIPFADVVTTTTHKTLRGPRGGLILAKSNEEIEKKLNAAVFPGAQGGPLMHVIAAKAVCFKEALEPEFKAYQKQVIDNAQAMAKVFIDRGYDVVSGGTDNHLFLVSLIRQGLTGKDADAALGRAHITVNKNAVPNDPQSPFVTSGLRIGTPAVTTRGFKEAQCVALAGWICDVLDNLGDADVEADVAKNVAALCADFPVYR, from the coding sequence ATGTTCAGCAAGCAAGACCAGATCCAGGGTTACGACGACGCACTGCTGGCGGCGATGAATGCCGAAGAGAAGCGCCAGGAAGATCACATCGAGCTGATCGCCTCGGAGAACTACACCAGCAAGCGCGTCATGCAGGCCCAGGGCAGCGGCCTGACCAACAAGTACGCCGAAGGCTACCCGGGCAAGCGCTACTACGGCGGCTGCGAGCACGTCGACAAGGTCGAGGCCCTGGCCATCGAGCGCGCCAAGCAGCTGTTCGGCGCCGACTATGCCAACGTCCAGCCGCACTCCGGCTCCTCCGCCAACAGCGCCGTCTACCTGGCCCTGTTGCAGCCGGGCGACACCATCCTGGGCATGAGCCTGGCCCATGGCGGCCACCTGACCCACGGTGCCAAGGTGTCGTCCTCGGGCAAGCTGTACAACGCTGTCCAGTACGGCATCGACACCAACACCGGCCTGATCGACTACGACGAAGTCGAGCGCCTGGCCGTCGAGCACAAGCCGAAGATGATCGTCGCCGGCTTCTCGGCCTACTCCAAGACCCTGGACTTCCCACGCTTCCGCGCCATCGCCGACAAAGTGGGCGCGCTGCTGTTCGTCGACATGGCCCACGTGGCTGGCCTGGTTGCCGCTGGCCTGTATCCGAACCCGATCCCGTTCGCCGACGTGGTCACCACCACCACCCACAAGACCCTGCGCGGTCCGCGTGGCGGCCTGATCCTGGCCAAGTCCAACGAAGAGATCGAGAAGAAGCTCAACGCTGCCGTGTTCCCGGGCGCCCAGGGCGGTCCGCTGATGCACGTCATCGCTGCCAAGGCCGTGTGCTTCAAGGAAGCGCTGGAGCCTGAATTCAAGGCTTACCAGAAGCAGGTCATCGACAACGCCCAGGCCATGGCCAAGGTGTTCATCGATCGCGGCTACGATGTCGTGTCGGGCGGTACCGACAACCACCTGTTCTTGGTCAGCCTGATTCGCCAGGGCCTGACCGGCAAAGACGCCGACGCCGCCCTGGGCCGCGCCCATATCACCGTCAACAAGAACGCCGTGCCCAACGACCCGCAGTCGCCGTTCGTCACCTCGGGCCTGCGCATCGGCACCCCAGCCGTCACCACCCGTGGCTTCAAGGAAGCCCAGTGCGTGGCCCTGGCTGGCTGGATCTGCGATGTGCTGGACAACCTGGGTGATGCCGACGTCGAAGCTGACGTTGCCAAGAACGTCGCCGCCCTGTGCGCCGATTTCCCGGTCTACCGCTGA
- a CDS encoding threonine aldolase family protein encodes MTDNSQQFASDNYSGICPEAWAAMEKANQGHERAYGDDQWTERAAEYFRELFETDCEVFFAFNGTAANSLALASLCQSYHSVICSETAHVETDECGAPEFFSNGSKLLTARSVDGKLTPESIREVALKRQDIHYPKPRVVTITQATEVGTVYTPDELKAISATCKELGLNLHMDGARFSNACASLGCTPAELTWKAGVDVLCFGGTKNGMAVGEAILFFNRALADDFDYRCKQAGQLASKMRFLSAPWVGLLEDGAWLRYGRHANQCAQLLASLVSDLPGVELMFPVQANGVFLQMPEHALEALRAKGWRFYTFIGSGGARFMCSWDTQEARVRELAADIRAIVGA; translated from the coding sequence ATGACCGATAACAGCCAACAATTCGCCAGCGACAACTATTCCGGCATCTGCCCCGAAGCCTGGGCTGCAATGGAAAAGGCCAACCAGGGCCATGAGCGCGCCTACGGCGATGACCAGTGGACCGAGCGCGCCGCCGAATACTTCCGAGAGCTGTTCGAGACCGATTGCGAAGTGTTCTTCGCCTTCAACGGCACCGCCGCCAACTCCCTGGCCCTGGCCTCCCTGTGCCAGAGCTACCACAGCGTCATCTGTTCCGAGACCGCCCACGTCGAGACCGACGAATGCGGCGCGCCGGAGTTCTTCTCCAACGGCTCCAAATTGCTCACCGCACGAAGCGTGGACGGCAAACTGACGCCCGAATCGATCCGCGAAGTGGCGCTCAAGCGCCAGGACATCCACTATCCCAAGCCGCGCGTGGTGACCATCACCCAGGCCACCGAAGTGGGCACGGTGTATACCCCCGACGAGCTCAAGGCGATCAGCGCCACCTGCAAGGAGCTGGGCCTGAACCTGCACATGGACGGCGCACGCTTCTCCAATGCCTGCGCCTCCCTGGGCTGCACGCCTGCGGAGCTGACCTGGAAGGCGGGTGTGGATGTGCTGTGTTTCGGCGGCACCAAGAACGGCATGGCGGTGGGCGAGGCGATCCTGTTCTTCAATCGCGCCCTGGCCGATGACTTCGACTACCGCTGCAAGCAGGCGGGCCAGCTGGCGTCGAAGATGCGTTTCCTGTCCGCGCCCTGGGTCGGGCTGCTGGAAGATGGCGCCTGGCTGCGCTATGGCCGCCACGCCAACCAGTGCGCTCAGCTGCTGGCCTCGCTGGTCAGCGACCTGCCGGGAGTGGAACTGATGTTCCCGGTGCAGGCCAACGGCGTGTTCCTGCAAATGCCGGAACACGCGCTGGAGGCACTGCGGGCCAAGGGCTGGCGCTTCTATACCTTCATCGGCAGCGGTGGCGCGCGGTTCATGTGCTCGTGGGATACCCAGGAAGCGCGGGTACGCGAACTGGCGGCGGACATCCGCGCCATCGTCGGCGCCTGA